Below is a genomic region from Actinoallomurus bryophytorum.
GGGGAGCCGTCCTCCGGGGGCGCGACGCGTGCGACGACGTCGGCCCACTCGCGCGTCATCAGGTCGGCGACCAGTGTCTGCACGTCCGGCCACCGCCGGTAGATGGTCATCCGCGACACTCCGGCGCGGCGCGCGACGTCGGTGAGTGTCGTACGGCGGACGCCCACCGCGAGCACGCAGTCGCGGGTCGCATCGAGGACCGCGTCCTTCTTGTGACGAATCGACGTCATATGTCACAGTGTAACTCTGCTGAGAGGGGGTAGCCATGCCCATCGTGGACATGTTGTGGAGCGGCTGGGGTGACCCGGAGCGTGCCGAGCGTCTGCCGGCCGCCGTCACCGGCCTCCTGCGCGAGCTGCTCGGCGTGCACGCGGAGCCGGCCCCGCCGGTGAAGCTCGCCGAGATCGAGCCGCCCACGGCCAGGCCCGTCGCCGGGATCCTCGCGGAGGTGGTCGGCGAGGAGCAGGTGCGCACCGACGCCGAGAGCCGGATCCGCCACACCCGCGGAAAGTCGACGCCCGACCTGCTGCGCCTGCGCGCCGGTGACGCGAGCACCGCGCCCGACGCGGTCGTGCTGCCCGGCTCCCACGAGGAGGTCGCCGAGGTTCTGTCCCGCTGCGCCGCACACCGGATCGCGGTCGTGCCGTTCGGCGGAGGCACCTCGGTCGTCGGCGGGCTCACGCCGGAGGCCGGCGACTTCACCGGGGTGATCGCGCTCGACCTGCGGCGGCTGGACCGCCTGGTGAGCGTCGACACCATCTCGCGTACGGCCACCCTGCAGACCGGCATGCGCGCGCCACGCGCCGAGGAGCTGCTGAACGAGCAGGGGTACACCCTCGGCCACTTCCCGCAGTCGTTCGAGTGGGCGAGCATCGGCGGCTTCGCCGCGGCCCGGTCCGCCGGGCAGGCGTCCGCCGGATACGGCCGCTTCGACGAGATGGTCCTCGGCCTCACACTCGCCACCCCGCGCGGCACGATAGAGGCCGGCCGGTCGCCACGGTCGGCGGCCGGTCCCGACCTGCGCCAGCTGGTGCTCGGCTCCGAAGGGGCCTTCGGCGTCATCACGGACGTGACCGTACGGATCCGCCCGCTGCCGGAGACCCACGCGTACGAGGGGTGGCTGTTCCCGTCCCTGTCCGAGGGGGTCACCGCCGTACGGGCGCTCGCCCAGGACGGTCCGCTGCCGACGGTGCTGCGGCTGTCCGACGAGACCGAGACGATGATCGGGCTGGCCCGCCCCGCCGAGCTGGGCGCGCACCAGGGCGGCGGTGGCTGCCTGGCCGTCTGCGGCTACGACGGCACGGCCGCCGAGGTCGCCGAGCGGCAGGCGAAGGTCCGCGCCGTGCTGGAGTCGCTCGGTGGCGTCCACCAGGGCGAGGAGCCCGGCCGGAGCTGGCTGCACGGCCGCTTCGCGGCACCGTACCTGCGTGACGGCCTGCTCGACGTCGGGGTGTTCGTCGACACACTGGAGACCGCGGGGTTCTGGTCGAACCTGTCCCGCCTGTACGACGCCGTACGGCTCACGCTCGCTCACGAGCTGTCGTCCTCCGTCGTCATGTGCCACGTGTCCCACGTGTACCCCTCAGGGGCCTCGCTGTACTTCACGGTCGTCACCGCCCAGGGCGAGGACCCCGTCGAACGCTGGCGGCGCGCCAAGGCGGCGGTCAGCGACGCGATCATCGAGGCCGGTGGCACGATCAGCCACCACCACGGCGTCGGCGTCGACCACCGCGACTGGTTCGCACGGGAGGCCGGCTCGCTCGGCGTCGAGGCGCTGCGCGCCGTGAAGGACCGGCTGGACCCCGATGGGATCATGAACCCCGGCGTCCTCCTTCCCCGGAGCTGAGGCGCCGCCGGGACCACGGAACCCGTACGATCCGCAGAGGCCCGCTCGCCCGGCGCGGGCCTTCGGACAGGAGATCGACATGCGATCGTTCACCGCCGTGGTGAACCCGGCCGCGGGCAGTGACCCGTCCGCCCGACTGATCCCGGTCGCACGGTGGCTGCGCGAAGCGGGCGCCGAGGTGGCCGTGGAGTACAGCCGCAGCCTCGAACACGCGGGCGACCTGGCCCGCGAGGCCGCGAAGAAGGGCCACGTCGTGATCGCGGCGGGCGGTGACGGCATGGTCGGCGGACTCGCCGGTGCGCTCGCGGGCACCGACGCGGTCCTGGGCATCCTGCCCGCGGGGCGGGGCAACGACTTCGCCCGCCAGCTCGGGCTGCCGGAGGAGCCGGAA
It encodes:
- a CDS encoding FAD-binding oxidoreductase, with the protein product MPIVDMLWSGWGDPERAERLPAAVTGLLRELLGVHAEPAPPVKLAEIEPPTARPVAGILAEVVGEEQVRTDAESRIRHTRGKSTPDLLRLRAGDASTAPDAVVLPGSHEEVAEVLSRCAAHRIAVVPFGGGTSVVGGLTPEAGDFTGVIALDLRRLDRLVSVDTISRTATLQTGMRAPRAEELLNEQGYTLGHFPQSFEWASIGGFAAARSAGQASAGYGRFDEMVLGLTLATPRGTIEAGRSPRSAAGPDLRQLVLGSEGAFGVITDVTVRIRPLPETHAYEGWLFPSLSEGVTAVRALAQDGPLPTVLRLSDETETMIGLARPAELGAHQGGGGCLAVCGYDGTAAEVAERQAKVRAVLESLGGVHQGEEPGRSWLHGRFAAPYLRDGLLDVGVFVDTLETAGFWSNLSRLYDAVRLTLAHELSSSVVMCHVSHVYPSGASLYFTVVTAQGEDPVERWRRAKAAVSDAIIEAGGTISHHHGVGVDHRDWFAREAGSLGVEALRAVKDRLDPDGIMNPGVLLPRS